CCTTATGATCCTGAAATTGAATGCTTTTTACCTAAATTTATTTTTACATCAGCTTGCCAGGGCCAGGAAGCGATTAATAAGATTCGGGAAGATCTGGAAAAAGGAATACATTATGCTTTGGCCTTTGTAGATATAAGAATGCCACCAGGATGGGATGGTATTGAAACCATCAAACACATGTGGAAGATTGATCCGGATATTCAAGTAGTAATTTGTACCGCATACTCTGATTACAGCTAGGAAGAAACCGTAAGAGAATTAGGAATAGGAGATAATTATCTGATTCTGAAAAAACCTTTCGATGTGGTAGCTGTAAG
This sequence is a window from Legionella cherrii. Protein-coding genes within it:
- a CDS encoding response regulator produces the protein MSNIPLQIMIIDDNPSIHQDFIKVLTASNTKSELNHLDKQLFDDKASIDDPYDPEIECFLPKFIFTSACQGQEAINKIREDLEKGIHYALAFVDIRMPPGWDGIETIKHMWKIDPDIQVVICTAYSDYS